In Haloarcula salinisoli, one genomic interval encodes:
- a CDS encoding AbrB/MazE/SpoVT family DNA-binding domain-containing protein, producing the protein MTQGKERKIGQRGQVTLPKELREKLGIHGGDEVLVHEEDGKIIIERPLSREELAEGYRRRAAESEAIAEEMDSVSREADEYLGDIPEW; encoded by the coding sequence ATGACTCAAGGCAAGGAGCGTAAAATTGGTCAACGGGGGCAAGTCACGCTGCCGAAAGAACTACGAGAGAAACTGGGTATCCACGGAGGTGACGAGGTACTGGTCCACGAGGAAGACGGGAAAATCATCATCGAAAGGCCCCTGTCCCGTGAGGAACTCGCTGAGGGATACCGGCGACGCGCAGCGGAATCCGAAGCCATCGCCGAGGAGATGGACAGTGTCTCACGCGAGGCCGACGAGTACCTCGGTGATATCCCTGAGTGGTAA
- a CDS encoding type II toxin-antitoxin system PemK/MazF family toxin: MDVRRGDIVIVSLDPTEGSEQRGTRPCLVVQNDIGNENAPTTIIVPLTTSRGDDLYPFEVYISAAQSPLREDSVALCSQIRTVSVDHRIKTDIGSVPESRMDEVDEALEYSLGLKEV; encoded by the coding sequence ATGGACGTTCGCCGTGGAGACATCGTCATTGTTTCGCTCGACCCGACGGAAGGTTCCGAGCAACGGGGAACACGACCCTGTCTGGTCGTGCAAAACGACATCGGGAACGAGAACGCACCGACGACTATCATCGTTCCGCTAACGACCTCGCGAGGGGACGACCTGTATCCGTTCGAGGTATATATCTCGGCAGCGCAGTCCCCACTTCGAGAGGATTCGGTGGCTCTCTGTAGTCAGATTCGCACGGTTTCGGTCGACCATCGTATCAAAACCGATATCGGCTCCGTCCCTGAGTCTCGTATGGACGAAGTCGATGAGGCGCTCGAATACAGCCTCGGTCTGAAGGAAGTCTAG
- a CDS encoding chorismate mutase, with protein sequence MSSNPEEMSLDELREEIRTIDREIVEKIAQRTYVADTIAEVKQEQGLPTTDESQEQAVMDRAGENAERFDVDANLVKATFRLLIELNKVEQRESR encoded by the coding sequence ATGAGCTCGAACCCCGAAGAGATGTCACTGGATGAACTGCGCGAGGAGATACGCACTATCGACCGTGAAATCGTCGAGAAAATCGCCCAGCGGACCTACGTCGCCGACACTATCGCAGAGGTCAAGCAGGAGCAGGGACTCCCGACGACCGACGAGTCACAGGAACAGGCCGTCATGGACCGCGCCGGCGAGAACGCAGAACGGTTCGACGTCGACGCCAACCTCGTGAAGGCAACCTTTCGCCTGCTCATCGAGCTGAACAAGGTCGAGCAACGGGAGTCCCGCTAG
- a CDS encoding shikimate kinase produces MEGQARAPAAGTVLNALATGRGSAFAIDEYTTATVELSTEREDVTGEVAGAPDADTRLVERCVEYVIDAHGGAVGMPAVSGGTVRTESEVPMASGLKSSSAAANATVMATLSALEATDRMTREDMARLGVMAARDVGVTITGAFDDASASMLGGVTVTDNESDDLLAREEVDWDVLVWTPPEQSFSADADVDRCRQIAPMARLVEDLALDGDYQRAMTVNGLAFCAALGFDTEPIVEGISQVEGVSLSGTGPSFTAVGDRQALEQVREYWDERPGRTLLTTTQTEGTQTQ; encoded by the coding sequence ATGGAAGGGCAAGCACGAGCGCCGGCGGCCGGAACGGTTCTGAACGCGCTGGCGACGGGACGGGGCTCGGCGTTCGCTATCGACGAGTACACCACTGCGACCGTGGAACTGTCCACGGAGCGTGAGGACGTGACCGGCGAGGTCGCGGGGGCGCCCGACGCCGATACGCGCCTCGTCGAGCGCTGCGTCGAGTACGTCATCGACGCCCACGGCGGGGCCGTGGGGATGCCCGCGGTATCGGGGGGGACGGTCCGAACCGAGAGCGAGGTGCCGATGGCCTCCGGGCTGAAGAGTTCGAGCGCGGCCGCGAACGCCACAGTGATGGCGACGCTTTCCGCGCTCGAGGCCACCGACCGGATGACCCGCGAGGACATGGCGCGGCTGGGGGTGATGGCCGCCCGCGACGTCGGTGTCACGATAACGGGCGCGTTCGACGACGCCTCTGCGTCGATGCTGGGCGGTGTCACAGTCACCGACAACGAGAGCGACGACCTGCTGGCCCGGGAGGAAGTGGACTGGGACGTCCTCGTCTGGACGCCCCCGGAGCAGTCTTTCTCGGCGGACGCGGACGTCGACCGCTGCCGGCAGATTGCGCCGATGGCCCGGCTCGTCGAGGACCTGGCGCTGGACGGCGACTACCAGCGCGCCATGACCGTCAACGGACTGGCCTTCTGTGCCGCGCTTGGCTTCGACACCGAGCCGATAGTCGAGGGTATCTCGCAGGTCGAGGGCGTCTCGCTGTCGGGGACCGGCCCGTCCTTTACCGCCGTCGGCGACCGCCAGGCGCTCGAACAGGTCAGGGAGTACTGGGACGAACGACCCGGCAGAACCTTGTTGACGACCACGCAAACGGAGGGAACACAGACACAATGA
- a CDS encoding DUF5796 family protein — MTNRSDIPPETVSVELTEDGIAVEYLDGRTAFYHGVPTKAEESVTTAPGKDTHVLITDKTETSGVMVYVNDLRTHDDIIEKSGVGRVILEDGEEDELFPGVTVTDHQMRVEVTVDYDVTDGRVFVFEEDEMGERSFEIVPAE; from the coding sequence ATGACCAACCGTTCGGACATCCCGCCCGAAACCGTCTCGGTGGAGCTAACCGAGGACGGCATCGCCGTGGAGTACCTCGACGGCCGGACCGCCTTCTACCACGGCGTCCCCACCAAAGCCGAGGAGAGCGTGACCACGGCACCGGGCAAGGACACGCACGTGCTCATCACCGACAAGACCGAAACGTCGGGTGTCATGGTCTACGTCAACGACCTCCGGACCCACGACGACATCATCGAGAAGAGCGGCGTCGGCCGCGTCATCTTAGAGGACGGCGAGGAGGACGAACTGTTCCCCGGCGTCACGGTCACAGACCACCAGATGCGCGTCGAGGTGACCGTCGACTACGACGTGACCGACGGCCGCGTGTTCGTCTTCGAAGAAGACGAAATGGGCGAGCGCAGTTTCGAGATAGTGCCGGCCGAATAG
- a CDS encoding histidine kinase N-terminal 7TM domain-containing protein — MGVQFPFVSGLMFGATALILAAAAVAYRHDSVPGTRMFVVFMCCAALWAVTYGTQLLFTGLDVQLFWTNLQYPAGLFTCITFGIFVLHYTGREHRLTRTRLAVASVLPAVTSVAVWVPGYQWLVWREASLVRVNGFLIADITHGPLFAVAVAYSYLVVVGSLGLLGLTTLRTRQLYQKQTALITVAAFVPLVGGAVAYVLDITVIDYTPVGLAAFGVGVAVALSRYRLLDVHPVPRNRIIDQIETGVVVTDASDRIVDINPAATDVLSCSDPLGRELRDIGGIAAEMASMTAETTAEVSGDEDGTYFECTKSTLAAEGGFEDTHLYILTDVTERRQRQQTLEAKNDRLDSFAEVLSHDLRNPLSVAHGIADVARAEPAPEHFDRLDQAHDRMAEIIDDMLTLARSGDPVDDPTVVDLETVATDAWENVATEDAELTVEGTRTLEADTQRLKQLFENLFRNSVEHGRSRDGKAVSRDDENSQGEFSNHSTSPDSQARQDSVEHGATAKEPPVRIRVAPTESGFFVADDGPGIPVDQRDAVFRSGVSSAPGGTGVGLAIVKTVVDGHDWAIDVSDSEHGGARFDVETVVREM; from the coding sequence ATGGGCGTGCAGTTCCCGTTCGTCTCGGGTCTGATGTTCGGGGCTACGGCGTTGATACTGGCGGCTGCGGCCGTCGCCTATCGACACGACTCGGTACCCGGAACGAGGATGTTCGTCGTGTTCATGTGCTGTGCGGCCCTCTGGGCCGTGACCTACGGAACCCAGCTATTGTTCACAGGGCTCGACGTACAGCTGTTCTGGACGAACCTGCAGTACCCCGCCGGCCTCTTTACGTGTATTACCTTCGGCATCTTCGTGTTGCACTATACGGGTCGTGAGCACAGACTGACGCGGACACGGCTGGCGGTCGCGTCGGTGCTCCCGGCGGTCACGTCGGTCGCTGTCTGGGTCCCAGGCTACCAGTGGCTCGTGTGGCGGGAGGCCTCGCTGGTACGCGTCAACGGGTTCCTCATCGCCGATATCACCCACGGGCCACTGTTCGCCGTGGCGGTCGCCTACAGCTATCTGGTCGTCGTCGGGAGCCTGGGGCTGCTCGGCCTGACGACGCTTCGGACCCGCCAGTTATACCAGAAACAGACGGCGCTCATCACCGTCGCCGCGTTCGTCCCGCTGGTGGGCGGGGCCGTCGCGTACGTGCTGGACATCACGGTCATCGACTACACGCCAGTCGGGCTGGCGGCCTTCGGCGTCGGCGTCGCAGTCGCGCTCTCGCGGTACCGGCTGCTCGACGTCCACCCGGTCCCGCGCAATCGCATCATCGACCAGATAGAGACCGGCGTGGTGGTGACCGACGCCAGCGACCGTATCGTCGATATCAATCCGGCAGCCACCGACGTGCTCAGTTGCAGTGACCCGCTCGGCCGGGAGCTCCGAGATATCGGCGGCATCGCGGCGGAGATGGCGTCGATGACCGCCGAGACGACCGCGGAGGTAAGCGGTGACGAGGACGGAACGTACTTCGAGTGTACGAAATCGACGCTGGCCGCCGAGGGCGGCTTCGAGGACACGCACCTCTACATCCTGACGGACGTGACCGAACGGCGCCAGCGCCAGCAGACGCTCGAAGCGAAGAACGACCGGCTCGACAGCTTCGCAGAGGTGCTCTCACACGACCTCCGGAACCCGCTGTCGGTCGCGCACGGCATCGCAGACGTGGCCCGTGCAGAACCGGCACCCGAGCATTTCGACCGTCTCGACCAGGCCCACGACCGCATGGCCGAGATTATCGACGACATGCTGACGCTGGCCCGCAGCGGTGACCCGGTCGACGACCCCACTGTCGTCGACCTCGAGACTGTCGCCACGGACGCCTGGGAGAACGTGGCAACCGAGGACGCCGAACTGACCGTCGAGGGAACGCGGACACTCGAGGCCGACACACAGCGGCTCAAACAGCTCTTCGAGAACCTCTTTCGGAACAGCGTCGAGCATGGTCGTTCGAGAGACGGCAAAGCCGTCTCTCGTGATGACGAAAATTCCCAAGGGGAATTTTCGAACCACTCGACGAGCCCCGACTCGCAGGCTCGGCAGGACAGCGTGGAACACGGTGCCACGGCGAAAGAGCCGCCGGTCCGCATTCGCGTCGCCCCGACGGAATCGGGCTTTTTCGTCGCCGACGACGGCCCCGGTATCCCGGTCGACCAGCGCGATGCGGTGTTCCGGTCGGGCGTCTCCTCGGCGCCGGGCGGCACCGGCGTCGGGCTGGCTATCGTCAAGACTGTCGTCGACGGCCACGACTGGGCAATCGACGTGAGCGACAGCGAACACGGCGGGGCCCGGTTCGACGTCGAGACCGTGGTGAGGGAGATGTAG
- a CDS encoding DUF7128 family protein produces MVVTTERDEMTWYKCETCGLMFDDQTDAKQHEENCDDEDPSYLQ; encoded by the coding sequence ATGGTGGTCACTACCGAGCGCGACGAGATGACTTGGTACAAGTGTGAGACCTGCGGGCTCATGTTCGACGACCAGACGGACGCGAAACAACACGAGGAGAACTGCGACGACGAGGACCCCTCGTATCTGCAGTGA
- a CDS encoding CDC48 family AAA ATPase, which translates to MSGNGGESVELTVEGAHKRDAGRGIARLPESVRSELGVLSGSPVIIEGEGMTVVKVWPGDDEGATVRIDSDTRANAGVNIGDTVRVRVGSVTEATDISIQPLEPLPGTDEYAHMVRTRLVDQMVQAGERTHIDGLGTCIVRSTEPDGAVRVTAQTDVTVLPTIDQASDSEDAERAEQPTSATAANAGRAETATGVSYEDIGGLDEELDRIREMIEMPLAEPERFRELGIDPPSGVLMHGPPGTGKTLIAKAVANEVDAYFDTISGPEIVSKYKGESEERLREAFERAEDEAPAILFIDEIDSIAGSRDEDADMENRVVAQLLTLMDGLEERGRVVVIGATNRVDAVDEALRRGGRFDREVEIGVPDESGRREILDVHTREMPLADDVDLDRIAAQTHGFVGADLASLTTEAAMSSLRAEGDRAKSDTDDSDGGDSEGPAVTQSDFDAAMALVDPSAMREYVAESPAVSFDDVGGLAEVKQTLTEAIEWPLSYSELFAATNTDPPSGILLYGPPGTGKTLLARAVAGESDVNFIHVAGPEIMDRYVGESEEAVRELFERARQTAPSIIFLDEIDAIASHRGQGNEVTERVVSQLLAELDGITENPNLVVLAATNRRDMIDDALLRPGRLEQHVEVPNPDAAAREEILAVHTRGKPLGEDVSVAELAAELSGHSGAELEAVVREASMLAIREMADELGPAEATERAEEVRITGDHFRRAIARAADR; encoded by the coding sequence ATGAGCGGGAACGGCGGCGAGAGCGTCGAACTCACGGTCGAGGGCGCCCACAAGCGCGACGCCGGCCGGGGTATCGCACGCCTCCCCGAGTCCGTACGCAGCGAACTGGGCGTGTTGAGCGGGTCGCCCGTCATCATCGAGGGCGAGGGGATGACCGTGGTGAAAGTGTGGCCGGGTGATGACGAGGGTGCCACGGTCCGCATCGACTCGGACACGCGGGCCAACGCCGGCGTCAACATCGGAGATACCGTCCGTGTCCGGGTGGGGTCGGTGACGGAGGCGACGGATATCAGCATCCAGCCCCTGGAGCCACTGCCCGGTACCGACGAGTACGCCCACATGGTCCGGACGCGGCTGGTCGACCAGATGGTCCAGGCCGGCGAACGGACCCACATAGACGGGCTCGGGACCTGTATCGTCCGGTCGACCGAGCCCGACGGCGCGGTGCGTGTCACGGCCCAGACGGACGTGACGGTGTTGCCGACCATCGACCAGGCATCGGACAGCGAGGACGCTGAGCGCGCCGAACAGCCCACGTCGGCCACGGCGGCAAACGCCGGGCGGGCCGAGACGGCGACCGGCGTCAGCTACGAGGATATCGGCGGGCTCGACGAGGAACTGGACCGCATCCGCGAGATGATAGAGATGCCGCTGGCCGAACCCGAGCGGTTCCGCGAGCTGGGTATCGACCCGCCCAGCGGCGTCCTGATGCACGGGCCGCCCGGCACCGGCAAGACGCTCATCGCGAAGGCCGTCGCCAACGAGGTCGACGCCTACTTCGACACTATCTCCGGCCCCGAAATCGTCTCGAAGTACAAGGGCGAGAGCGAGGAGCGACTGCGTGAGGCCTTCGAGCGCGCCGAGGACGAGGCCCCCGCCATCCTCTTTATCGACGAGATAGACTCCATCGCCGGCTCCAGGGACGAGGACGCCGACATGGAGAACCGCGTCGTCGCCCAGCTGCTGACCCTGATGGACGGGCTGGAAGAGCGCGGTCGCGTGGTCGTCATCGGGGCGACCAATCGCGTCGACGCCGTCGACGAGGCGCTTCGCCGGGGCGGCCGGTTCGACCGAGAAGTCGAGATCGGCGTGCCCGACGAGAGCGGCCGTCGCGAGATTCTGGACGTCCATACCCGCGAGATGCCCCTGGCCGACGACGTCGACCTGGACCGCATCGCGGCCCAGACACACGGCTTCGTCGGCGCGGACCTGGCCTCCCTGACGACGGAGGCGGCGATGTCCTCGCTCCGGGCCGAGGGCGACCGGGCGAAAAGTGACACCGACGACAGCGACGGGGGAGACAGCGAGGGGCCGGCGGTGACACAGTCGGACTTCGACGCGGCAATGGCTCTCGTCGACCCGAGCGCCATGCGGGAGTACGTCGCCGAATCGCCCGCGGTCTCCTTCGACGACGTTGGCGGGCTCGCGGAGGTCAAACAGACGCTGACCGAGGCCATCGAGTGGCCACTGTCCTACAGCGAGCTGTTCGCCGCGACGAACACCGACCCGCCAAGCGGCATCCTGCTGTACGGTCCGCCGGGGACCGGGAAGACGCTGCTCGCCCGGGCCGTCGCCGGCGAGAGCGACGTGAACTTCATCCACGTCGCCGGCCCGGAGATAATGGACCGCTACGTCGGTGAAAGCGAGGAAGCGGTCAGGGAACTGTTCGAGCGGGCCCGCCAGACGGCCCCCAGCATCATCTTCCTGGACGAGATCGACGCCATCGCAAGCCACCGCGGGCAGGGCAACGAAGTGACCGAACGGGTCGTCTCACAGTTGCTGGCCGAGCTGGACGGCATCACCGAGAACCCCAACCTCGTGGTGCTGGCGGCGACCAATCGGCGGGACATGATAGACGACGCCCTGCTGCGGCCGGGCCGGCTCGAACAGCACGTCGAGGTGCCAAATCCCGACGCCGCGGCTCGCGAGGAGATTCTCGCAGTTCACACCCGCGGCAAACCGCTGGGCGAGGACGTCTCGGTGGCGGAGCTGGCGGCGGAACTGTCCGGCCACTCGGGGGCCGAGCTGGAGGCCGTGGTCCGGGAGGCGTCGATGCTCGCCATCCGTGAAATGGCCGACGAGCTGGGGCCCGCGGAAGCCACCGAACGGGCCGAGGAGGTCCGCATCACCGGCGACCACTTCCGCCGGGCGATAGCGCGGGCTGCCGACCGCTGA
- a CDS encoding carbon-nitrogen family hydrolase, with translation MKLGLAQLRIESADISGNRRRATEAVERAADAGCDLVVLPELFTVGYFAFEAYQRNAEGLDGETLTGLRGLAAEHDIAILAGSLVEDLELSGAAGFDVPADDGLANTSVFLDRDGTQRAVYRKRHLFGYDSAESELLVPGESLPTVDFEGFTIGVTTCYDLRFPELYRRLVEAGATLVLVPSAWPYPRVEHWELLPRARAVENQLYVAAANGVGSFEEATLLGRSTVYDPWGTTLASSDDDPALVTADISPEKVTATREEFPALSDRR, from the coding sequence ATGAAGCTCGGACTCGCTCAGTTGCGTATCGAGTCGGCCGATATTTCCGGTAACCGCCGACGCGCGACTGAGGCCGTCGAGCGAGCCGCCGACGCGGGCTGTGACCTCGTCGTCCTCCCGGAGCTTTTCACCGTCGGCTACTTCGCGTTCGAGGCCTACCAGCGCAACGCCGAGGGGCTCGACGGCGAGACGCTCACCGGACTTCGGGGGCTGGCGGCCGAGCACGATATCGCGATACTCGCCGGCAGTCTCGTCGAGGACCTCGAACTGAGTGGGGCTGCTGGCTTCGACGTACCGGCCGACGACGGGCTGGCCAACACGTCGGTGTTTCTCGACCGAGACGGAACGCAGCGGGCGGTCTATCGCAAGCGCCACCTCTTTGGATACGACTCGGCCGAATCGGAGCTGCTCGTCCCCGGCGAATCGCTGCCGACCGTCGATTTCGAGGGCTTTACCATCGGCGTGACGACGTGTTACGACCTCCGGTTCCCGGAGCTGTATCGCCGACTCGTCGAGGCGGGTGCGACCCTGGTGCTGGTCCCCAGCGCGTGGCCCTATCCGCGCGTCGAACACTGGGAGCTGCTTCCCCGGGCGCGGGCCGTCGAGAACCAGCTGTACGTCGCCGCGGCCAACGGCGTCGGCAGCTTCGAGGAGGCGACGTTGCTCGGCCGGTCGACCGTCTACGACCCCTGGGGGACGACGCTGGCGAGCTCGGACGACGACCCGGCGCTCGTCACCGCCGATATCAGCCCCGAAAAAGTAACAGCGACCCGCGAGGAGTTCCCGGCACTTTCGGACCGGCGCTGA
- a CDS encoding DUF4382 domain-containing protein produces MSTPNRRQYLRLAGGTVTTALAGCTGDSLGNGDATDSESGTANPTSTEAQLPKVEASSELDTTLTLAIGGRADDFDSLVVDIDRIEYIGQNGTDDVTVSIGDTGVDLTTLSDSKTYLDTEPFPSGTYASVDMYVSVQDNSLSDGGTVTFDYEPPASDENTIEISDDRFQNLLYTITAYKPLGENTYRFGMSYTMGSGAP; encoded by the coding sequence ATGTCGACACCGAACCGACGACAGTATCTTCGCCTCGCCGGTGGGACAGTGACGACGGCTCTCGCCGGTTGCACCGGAGACTCCCTCGGTAACGGTGATGCCACGGACAGTGAGAGCGGGACTGCGAACCCGACCAGCACCGAAGCGCAGTTACCCAAGGTGGAGGCGTCGTCTGAACTGGACACCACCCTCACCCTCGCTATCGGGGGCCGCGCCGACGACTTCGACTCGCTCGTCGTGGACATCGACCGCATCGAGTACATCGGCCAGAACGGTACCGACGACGTGACGGTCTCTATCGGGGACACCGGAGTCGACCTGACGACCCTGTCGGACAGCAAGACCTACCTCGACACCGAGCCGTTCCCAAGTGGGACGTACGCGAGTGTCGACATGTACGTCTCCGTGCAGGACAACAGCCTTTCGGACGGCGGCACCGTCACCTTCGACTACGAACCACCGGCCTCGGACGAAAATACGATAGAGATATCCGACGACAGGTTCCAGAATCTGCTCTACACGATAACGGCGTACAAACCGCTCGGGGAGAACACGTACAGGTTTGGGATGAGTTATACGATGGGGTCCGGAGCCCCCTGA
- a CDS encoding SRPBCC family protein, with the protein MTVRVERTMTVAASPERVWEFIGDPDQRARPISVVKDWEIHDADRATWHVSLPIPVIDRTIAIETEDVERREPEYVRFIGRSKVLRVQGEQELEPTDDGGTQVTNRFIVDGKLPGVERFFKKNLDEELQNLEAALREYLETEG; encoded by the coding sequence ATGACTGTCCGGGTCGAACGAACGATGACAGTGGCGGCCAGCCCCGAACGCGTCTGGGAGTTCATCGGCGACCCCGACCAGCGTGCCCGGCCCATCAGCGTCGTGAAAGACTGGGAGATACACGACGCGGACCGCGCGACGTGGCACGTGTCGCTCCCGATTCCCGTCATCGACCGGACTATCGCCATCGAGACGGAGGACGTCGAGCGGCGTGAACCCGAGTACGTCCGGTTTATCGGCCGGTCGAAGGTGTTGCGGGTCCAGGGTGAGCAGGAACTAGAGCCCACCGACGACGGCGGGACGCAGGTGACAAATCGATTCATCGTCGACGGCAAACTCCCCGGCGTCGAGCGTTTTTTCAAGAAGAATCTCGACGAGGAGCTCCAGAACCTCGAAGCGGCACTCAGGGAGTACCTCGAAACGGAGGGCTGA
- a CDS encoding DUF7123 family protein yields the protein MVDFSEEDRRILEYLRESVSRGESYFRAKNIASQLGLSSKQVGARLPRLAEEADEVDIEKWGRARSTTWRVTTS from the coding sequence ATGGTGGATTTCAGCGAGGAGGACCGCCGCATTCTGGAGTACCTCCGTGAGAGTGTCTCGCGTGGGGAGAGCTACTTCCGCGCGAAGAACATCGCCTCTCAGCTCGGGCTCTCGTCGAAACAGGTCGGTGCCCGACTGCCGCGCCTTGCCGAAGAAGCCGACGAAGTAGATATCGAGAAGTGGGGACGGGCCCGCTCAACCACCTGGCGCGTCACCACGAGCTAG
- a CDS encoding DUF7525 family protein, whose amino-acid sequence MTTESATDMGVGLGALFGIVALLGAGVTAVSSYNYAIRDAQGLDTAGLLTNSGLAFGVAIVAASLALVAIHVYAE is encoded by the coding sequence ATGACAACTGAGTCGGCAACCGACATGGGCGTCGGGCTCGGCGCGCTGTTTGGCATCGTGGCCCTGCTCGGTGCGGGCGTGACTGCCGTGAGCAGCTACAACTACGCCATCCGCGACGCACAGGGACTCGACACCGCGGGGCTGTTGACCAACAGCGGACTCGCCTTCGGGGTCGCGATAGTGGCCGCCTCACTGGCGCTCGTGGCCATCCACGTCTACGCCGAGTGA
- a CDS encoding LEA type 2 family protein: MSKLAGAVRGLGRVRQVGIAAAVFLAVVVGGFGLGVIGTPGVETVDNRFTSVSENTTTVETAITVSNPNPIGVSLGGTSIDYTVSMNDVAMASGEKQGISLGRGNTTLQFNTTMRNSRIPPWWVSHISNGERTQVTIDANVTDALVGDRSVSLTQNRTIETDILGQFNSTETRPVNASKPFVSDPVLYINETRGSWDRDAVTQSATPMDIEFDVYNPKPVPYAVTKIGYRTYMNDVQVGSGETDSGTIITPGERETIGVRNVIRNQRLDQWWVSHLQRNQNTTLYIDFYLVVEGGGEQFRIDLDAIDYEKPIETDIFGNKDQYPTGGGSESSGNQTADGESGTDGSGTDGDASDGTATQTDGERATPTDDGGLVGDTL, from the coding sequence ATGAGCAAGCTGGCCGGTGCGGTTCGTGGACTGGGACGAGTACGACAGGTCGGCATCGCGGCGGCCGTCTTCCTGGCGGTCGTCGTCGGTGGGTTCGGGCTCGGCGTCATCGGGACACCCGGCGTCGAAACCGTGGACAATCGCTTCACGTCGGTCTCGGAGAACACGACGACCGTCGAGACCGCGATTACAGTGTCGAACCCGAACCCCATCGGCGTCTCGCTCGGTGGGACCAGCATCGACTACACCGTCTCGATGAACGACGTCGCCATGGCCAGCGGCGAGAAACAGGGTATCAGTCTGGGACGCGGGAACACGACCCTCCAGTTCAACACCACGATGCGGAACAGCCGGATTCCGCCCTGGTGGGTCAGCCACATCTCGAACGGCGAGCGGACGCAGGTCACTATCGACGCGAACGTCACTGACGCCCTGGTGGGAGACCGGTCGGTCAGCCTCACACAGAACCGGACCATAGAGACCGACATCCTCGGGCAGTTCAACTCCACCGAGACCCGTCCAGTCAACGCCAGCAAACCGTTCGTCTCCGACCCGGTTCTGTACATCAACGAGACACGCGGGTCGTGGGACCGGGACGCCGTCACGCAGTCGGCGACGCCCATGGATATCGAGTTCGACGTCTACAACCCCAAGCCGGTGCCGTACGCAGTCACCAAAATCGGCTACCGGACGTATATGAACGACGTCCAGGTTGGCTCGGGTGAGACCGACAGCGGGACGATTATTACGCCGGGCGAACGCGAGACCATCGGTGTCCGCAACGTCATCCGGAACCAGCGGCTCGACCAGTGGTGGGTGTCCCACCTCCAGCGCAACCAGAACACGACGCTGTACATCGACTTCTACCTCGTCGTCGAGGGGGGCGGCGAACAGTTCCGCATCGACCTCGACGCCATCGACTACGAGAAACCGATAGAGACAGACATCTTCGGTAACAAAGACCAGTATCCGACCGGTGGGGGGAGCGAATCGAGCGGCAACCAGACGGCGGACGGTGAGAGCGGCACCGACGGTTCCGGAACGGACGGCGACGCCTCGGACGGCACGGCAACGCAGACTGACGGTGAGAGGGCAACACCGACCGACGACGGCGGGCTCGTCGGCGACACGCTCTGA